Proteins encoded within one genomic window of Pygocentrus nattereri isolate fPygNat1 chromosome 9, fPygNat1.pri, whole genome shotgun sequence:
- the si:dkey-157g16.6 gene encoding fidgetin-like protein 2 isoform X2 translates to MLSPIVPYSLLKMHWNPEHAQPLSQWPEQHLDVSSTTSSPAHKSELYPHRGRGSYSYAWANDDISALTASNLLKRYAEKYSGVLDSPYERPSMGAYPEPGAFGALNGSQKSELEPWPLTHSTDVAYPLVPPSSHDSLTGPKVAPTSAGPPVSAVSSNLSDSGYSGSSSCSGPNSSEYPPSYNGTYLSSGYCPQAGSALPSAPLHALQSTPTLVPSYTPSAPVYNYPPSTYSHQTSLAPTYSHPTAPYLPSGIAAPTPITSRPTVVGGSYGYQNSGMGSSEPGGSLKRKAFEMSLDEEDGDSSRYRKYGYDPLKSAGNSPFGVGDKAECRGNGFVDPQAFKPSKPSSQSGLGGDEVGKYSTLKPLLSPPYGAAGDYSPPAAMTGEKGVEHGFSHKCTPEQLKSADQRLLEVVNNELQDCTPAPLWTDLAGHGRVKDALEEDILWPVLRPDPAVRPPRTVLLFGPQGGGKTTLARSIASQLGAAFYRLSSSTLASKWKGEAEQLLATLFSVTAARQPAVVLLSEVEAMAEEDGLRQHLQAHLEKTQRGQGGPMLVVCSTRRPDLLKEPLLRCMSKRYHVGVPDLGARRQVLLQALAPQGCGLSERELAVVLQRAEGFSMLELQQLCQQALASASASASSQMHSLSGPLSSSPAFKDFESAFCKVRPHGTPKEPDTCMEWSKVYSH, encoded by the coding sequence GCCTGTTGAAGATGCACTGGAACCCCGAGCATGCCCAGCCCCTGAGCCAATGGCCTGAGCAGCATTTGGATGTGTCCTCCACAACCTCCTCTCCAGCCCACAAGTCTGAGCTTTATCCCCACCGAGGCCGTGGCTCGTATAGCTACGCCTGGGCCAATGATGACATTTCGGCCTTGACCGCCTCCAACCTGCTCAAACGCTATGCCGAGAAATACTCGGGTGTTTTGGACTCACCCTATGAGCGACCATCCATGGGTGCATACCCTGAGCCAGGGGCCTTTGGGGCCCTTAATGGGAGCCAGAAGAGTGAACTAGAGCCCTGGCCTCTTACGCACAGCACTGATGTGGCTTACCCTTTAGTACCCCCCTCATCCCATGACTCTCTGACTGGCCCCAAGGTCGCGCCTACATCTGCGGGACCACCTGTGTCAGCGGTGAGCAGCAACCTTTCGGACTCGGGCTACAGCGGGAGCAGCTCCTGCAGTGGTCCAAATTCCAGCGAGTACCCCCCCAGCTATAATGGCACCTACCTCTCCTCAGGCTATTGCCCCCAAGCCGGCTCAGCACTTCCCTCTGCCCCTCTACATGCCCTGCAGTCCACTCCCACTCTCGTGCCTAGCTACACTCCCTCTGCTCCTGTCTACAACTACCCGCCTAGCACCTATTCCCATCAGACGAGCCTTGCTCCAACCTACAGCCACCCTACAGCCCCTTACCTGCCTTCTGGCATTGCTGCCCCTACCCCTATCACCTCAAGGCCCACGGTAGTGGGGGGCAGTTATGGCTACCAGAACAGTGGCATGGGCAGCTCCGAGCCTGGGGGCTCCCTGAAGAGGAAGGCATTTGAGATGAGCCTCGATGAAGAAGATGGAGACAGCTCACGCTACAGGAAGTATGGCTATGACCCTTTGAAGTCTGCTGGTAATTCGCCGTTTGGTGTAGGTGATAAAGCGGAATGTCGTGGAAATGGCTTTGTAGATCCCCAAGCCTTCAAGCCTAGCAAACCCTCATCCCAGTCAGGCCTGGGGGGCGATGAGGTGGGCAAGTACAGCACCCTGAAGCCCCTGCTTTCCCCACCCTATGGAGCAGCAGGTGATTACAGCCCCCCAGCAGCTATGACAGGAGAAAAAGGAGTAGAACATGGGTTCTCCCACAAATGCACCCCTGAGCAGTTGAAGAGTGCAGACCAACGCCTCCTTgaggtggtgaataatgagttGCAGGACTGCACTCCTGCCCCGCTGTGGACGGACCTGGCAGGCCATGGTCGTGTCAAAGATGCCCTTGAAGAGGACATACTGTGGCCAGTGTTGCGCCCTGATCCGGCTGTGCGCCCACCCAGAACTGTCCTACTGTTTGGCCCACAAGGAGGGGGCAAGACCACGCTGGCCCGCAGCATTGCGTCGCAGCTAGGGGCTGCCTTCTATAGGCTTAGCAGTAGCACACTAGCATCCAAATGGAAGGGCGAGGCAGAGCAGCTTCTAGCCACTCTGTTTTCAGTCACTGCGGCCCGTCAGCCAGCCGTGGTACTGCTAAGTGAGGTGGAAGCAATGGCGGAGGAAGATGGTCTCAGGCAGCATTTACAGGCCCACCTAGAGAAGACCCAGCGTGGCCAGGGTGGCCCAATGCTGGTGGTGTGTTCCACAAGGCGGCCAGACCTGCTGAAGGAGCCTCTCCTCCGCTGCATGTCCAAGCGCTACCACGTGGGCGTGCCAGACTTGGGTGCACGGAGGCAGGTGCTGCTGCAGGCACTGGCGCCACAGGGCTGTGGCCTGAGCGAGAGAGAACTGGCTGTGGTGCTGCAGCGGGCAGAGGGCTTCTCTATgttggagctgcagcagctttGCCAGCAGGCCCTGGcttcagcctcagcctcagcctctAGCCAAATGCACAGCCTCTCTGGCCCCCTCTCCTCTTCACCGGCCTTTAAAGACTTCGAGAGCGCCTTCTGCAAGGTACGGCCACATGGCACCCCCAAAGAACCTGACACTTGTATGGAATGGAGCAAGGTGTACAGCCACTGA
- the si:dkey-157g16.6 gene encoding fidgetin-like protein 2 isoform X1 — protein MLSPIVPYTGLLKMHWNPEHAQPLSQWPEQHLDVSSTTSSPAHKSELYPHRGRGSYSYAWANDDISALTASNLLKRYAEKYSGVLDSPYERPSMGAYPEPGAFGALNGSQKSELEPWPLTHSTDVAYPLVPPSSHDSLTGPKVAPTSAGPPVSAVSSNLSDSGYSGSSSCSGPNSSEYPPSYNGTYLSSGYCPQAGSALPSAPLHALQSTPTLVPSYTPSAPVYNYPPSTYSHQTSLAPTYSHPTAPYLPSGIAAPTPITSRPTVVGGSYGYQNSGMGSSEPGGSLKRKAFEMSLDEEDGDSSRYRKYGYDPLKSAGNSPFGVGDKAECRGNGFVDPQAFKPSKPSSQSGLGGDEVGKYSTLKPLLSPPYGAAGDYSPPAAMTGEKGVEHGFSHKCTPEQLKSADQRLLEVVNNELQDCTPAPLWTDLAGHGRVKDALEEDILWPVLRPDPAVRPPRTVLLFGPQGGGKTTLARSIASQLGAAFYRLSSSTLASKWKGEAEQLLATLFSVTAARQPAVVLLSEVEAMAEEDGLRQHLQAHLEKTQRGQGGPMLVVCSTRRPDLLKEPLLRCMSKRYHVGVPDLGARRQVLLQALAPQGCGLSERELAVVLQRAEGFSMLELQQLCQQALASASASASSQMHSLSGPLSSSPAFKDFESAFCKVRPHGTPKEPDTCMEWSKVYSH, from the coding sequence CAGGCCTGTTGAAGATGCACTGGAACCCCGAGCATGCCCAGCCCCTGAGCCAATGGCCTGAGCAGCATTTGGATGTGTCCTCCACAACCTCCTCTCCAGCCCACAAGTCTGAGCTTTATCCCCACCGAGGCCGTGGCTCGTATAGCTACGCCTGGGCCAATGATGACATTTCGGCCTTGACCGCCTCCAACCTGCTCAAACGCTATGCCGAGAAATACTCGGGTGTTTTGGACTCACCCTATGAGCGACCATCCATGGGTGCATACCCTGAGCCAGGGGCCTTTGGGGCCCTTAATGGGAGCCAGAAGAGTGAACTAGAGCCCTGGCCTCTTACGCACAGCACTGATGTGGCTTACCCTTTAGTACCCCCCTCATCCCATGACTCTCTGACTGGCCCCAAGGTCGCGCCTACATCTGCGGGACCACCTGTGTCAGCGGTGAGCAGCAACCTTTCGGACTCGGGCTACAGCGGGAGCAGCTCCTGCAGTGGTCCAAATTCCAGCGAGTACCCCCCCAGCTATAATGGCACCTACCTCTCCTCAGGCTATTGCCCCCAAGCCGGCTCAGCACTTCCCTCTGCCCCTCTACATGCCCTGCAGTCCACTCCCACTCTCGTGCCTAGCTACACTCCCTCTGCTCCTGTCTACAACTACCCGCCTAGCACCTATTCCCATCAGACGAGCCTTGCTCCAACCTACAGCCACCCTACAGCCCCTTACCTGCCTTCTGGCATTGCTGCCCCTACCCCTATCACCTCAAGGCCCACGGTAGTGGGGGGCAGTTATGGCTACCAGAACAGTGGCATGGGCAGCTCCGAGCCTGGGGGCTCCCTGAAGAGGAAGGCATTTGAGATGAGCCTCGATGAAGAAGATGGAGACAGCTCACGCTACAGGAAGTATGGCTATGACCCTTTGAAGTCTGCTGGTAATTCGCCGTTTGGTGTAGGTGATAAAGCGGAATGTCGTGGAAATGGCTTTGTAGATCCCCAAGCCTTCAAGCCTAGCAAACCCTCATCCCAGTCAGGCCTGGGGGGCGATGAGGTGGGCAAGTACAGCACCCTGAAGCCCCTGCTTTCCCCACCCTATGGAGCAGCAGGTGATTACAGCCCCCCAGCAGCTATGACAGGAGAAAAAGGAGTAGAACATGGGTTCTCCCACAAATGCACCCCTGAGCAGTTGAAGAGTGCAGACCAACGCCTCCTTgaggtggtgaataatgagttGCAGGACTGCACTCCTGCCCCGCTGTGGACGGACCTGGCAGGCCATGGTCGTGTCAAAGATGCCCTTGAAGAGGACATACTGTGGCCAGTGTTGCGCCCTGATCCGGCTGTGCGCCCACCCAGAACTGTCCTACTGTTTGGCCCACAAGGAGGGGGCAAGACCACGCTGGCCCGCAGCATTGCGTCGCAGCTAGGGGCTGCCTTCTATAGGCTTAGCAGTAGCACACTAGCATCCAAATGGAAGGGCGAGGCAGAGCAGCTTCTAGCCACTCTGTTTTCAGTCACTGCGGCCCGTCAGCCAGCCGTGGTACTGCTAAGTGAGGTGGAAGCAATGGCGGAGGAAGATGGTCTCAGGCAGCATTTACAGGCCCACCTAGAGAAGACCCAGCGTGGCCAGGGTGGCCCAATGCTGGTGGTGTGTTCCACAAGGCGGCCAGACCTGCTGAAGGAGCCTCTCCTCCGCTGCATGTCCAAGCGCTACCACGTGGGCGTGCCAGACTTGGGTGCACGGAGGCAGGTGCTGCTGCAGGCACTGGCGCCACAGGGCTGTGGCCTGAGCGAGAGAGAACTGGCTGTGGTGCTGCAGCGGGCAGAGGGCTTCTCTATgttggagctgcagcagctttGCCAGCAGGCCCTGGcttcagcctcagcctcagcctctAGCCAAATGCACAGCCTCTCTGGCCCCCTCTCCTCTTCACCGGCCTTTAAAGACTTCGAGAGCGCCTTCTGCAAGGTACGGCCACATGGCACCCCCAAAGAACCTGACACTTGTATGGAATGGAGCAAGGTGTACAGCCACTGA